From a single Lolium rigidum isolate FL_2022 chromosome 7, APGP_CSIRO_Lrig_0.1, whole genome shotgun sequence genomic region:
- the LOC124673928 gene encoding CLPTM1-like membrane protein cnrB codes for MSQPAAAAVAAQPQGQAPAGRQGGGIGQSLAGIVRMAVFWYFASKFFGPKRAPTDPGMVMSNLFQKGEPMDMWMYLSENDKFNDFSNEEALVWHETNIPYAVWSPTSTRTHSLTYYPSEALKHNGSLYAHVYFARSGYPVDPTDPEYEQKSAFGRTHPIVAYLRKSKTGNKKSLLGDSNESEEIPPSKENIESEDKEDGPVEYISYWKPNVTINLVDDFTRYPQNNIPPNVAPYLNVDPTTSSYYPTVFFNEFWLLRDKLTALNETVKELTLNLEVSPISMTKWQLFLQIEQSFQVHRSYGSMLEGEADELKRVFLEGNPYLLGLTMIVSLFHSLFDFLAFKNDIQFWNKNKSMEGLSAKSVVLNFICQLIIFLYLLDNDTSWMILASSGVGVCIEFWKIGKAMHVEIDRSGKFPMLRFRDRESYAQNKTKEYDAIAMKYLTYVLLFLMVGFALYSLKYDKHKSWYSWILSSLTSCVYMFGFIMMCPQLFINYKLQSVAHMPWRQMTYKFLNTIIDDLFAFVIKMPLLHRLSVFRDDIIFLIYLYQRWVYPVDKKRVNEFGFGGEEEPAAPQTLEGTDSAGATQQIEGEAETSTEDKKTK; via the exons ATGTCGCAgccggctgccgccgccgtcgcggcgCAGCCGCAGGGGCAGGCCCCGGCCGGGCGGCAGGGAGGCGGCATAGGGCAGAGCCTCGCCGGCATCGTGCGGATGGCCGTCTTCTGGTACTTCGCCTCCAAGTTCTTCGGGCCCAAGCGCGCCCCCACGGACCCCGGGATGGTCATGTCCAACCTCTTCCAGAAGGGAGAGCCCATG GATATGTGGATGTATTTATCTGAGAACGATAAATTCAATGACTTCAGCAATGAAGAAGCACTCGTCTGGCATGAAACAAACATACCATATGCAGTCTGGAGTCCTACCAGTACCAGAACGCACTCACTGACATACTATCCATCAGAG GCTCTCAAGCACAATGGATCTCTGTATGCTCATGTTTACTTTGCACGTTCGGGTTACCCTGTGGACCCTACCGATCCAGAATATGAGCAAAAATCTGCATTTGGAAGGACACATC CTATTGTGGCATACTTGCGGAAATCAAAAACTGGTAATAAGAAGAGCTTGCTTGGAGATTCGAATGAGTCTGAGGAAATACCACCGTCTAAG GAGAACATAGAATCCGAAGACAAAGAGGATGGCCCAGTCGAATATATTTCTTACTGGAAACCAAATGTGACAATAAATCTCGTCGATGACTTCACACG GTATCCCCAGAACAAtattcctccaaatgttgctccaT ATTTGAATGTGGATCCAACTACAAGCAGCTACTATCCCACTGTATTCTTCAATGAATTTTGGCTGCTGAGAGACAAATTGACAGCACTCAATGAGACTGTGAAGGAACTGACCTTAAACCTTGAAGTTAGTCCTATTAGCATGACCAAGTGGCAATTATTTCTACAGATTGAGCAGTCTTTCCAAGTTCATCGTAGCTATGGAAGTATGCTTGAAGGCGAGGCTGATGAACTCAAG AGGGTTTTCCTTGAAGGAAATCCATATCTCCTCGGATTGACCATGATTGTATCTTTGTTCCACTCTCTGTTTGATTTCCTGGCTTTCAAGAATG ATATCCAGTTTTGGAATAAGAACAAGTCCATGGAAGGTCTATCGGCAAAATCTGTTGTTCTGAACTTCATTTGTCAGCTGATTATTTTCTTGTACCTGCTTGACAATGATACTTCATGGATGATCCTTGCTAGCTCTGGAGTAGGTGTGTGCATTGAATTTTGGAAGATCGGGAAAGCGATGCATGTCGAG ATCGACAGAAGTGGAAAGTTTCCCATGCTGAGGTTCCGGGACCGTGAGTCATACGCACAGAATAAGACAAAGGAGTATGATGCGATTGCAATGAAGTACCTTACCTATGTACTTCTCTTCCTTATGGTTGGCTTCGCTCTGTATTCACTGAAGTATGACAAACACAAGAGCTGGTACTCATGGATACTCTCTTCCCTCACAAGTTGTGTTTACATGTTTG GTTTTATCATGATGTGCCCACAATTATTCATCAACTACAAGCTACAGTCTGTCGCTCATATGCCATGGAGACAGATGACCTACAAGTTTCTCAACACTATAATCGATGATCTTTTCGCATTTGTTATTAAGATGCCATTGTTGCATCGTCTCTCAGTTTTCAGAGATG ATATTATCTTCTTGATATACCTCTACCAGAGGTGGGTATACCCAGTTGACAAGAAGCGTGTCAACGAGTTTGGCTTCGGAGGGGAAGAAGAACCAGCAGCGCCCCAAACATTGGAAGGAACAGATTCAGCAGGGGCAACCCAGCAGATCGAGGGCGAGGCTGAAACCAGCACAGAGGATAAGAAGACGAAGTGA